The genomic segment TAGGAAGTCAGACAGGGCCTTCTGGAACTCTCGTAACTGGAACTCAAAGATGACGACTGGCTCTCTGTGGACTCCGTTGAAGGCGGAGAGATTCGAGTGCCACTGAAGTCGATGTTAATGTATTCTCCGGGACTGCGGGGCTCTCCGGTTAGGGGGTACTCGTGCATGCTAGGCAGGGTCCTGAGAGTGTCGAGGGAAAGCCTGTTTGGTCTGCTGAGCCTCCCTCTGTGGGTCAGGTTCTGACCTAGGCTGTGTCTGTCTGGAGAAGCTGTTGAAGGACTCAACGGTGAGTCTTGAGCTGCAACAGGTGGCATCATGGAATAGTAGTCCATACCCGCTGCCCTCTGCCTCGAACTTTGAGGGCTCATCAACACATACTGGTTGCACTCATCGTTGTTGGAGGCTTGGACTTTAGCGGGGAGGGAGAGGGAGTTGGGCTGGTAAGCCGACCTGATGGATGTCAGCTCTCCAGCCATTAAACCCATATAGTAGTCAGGGGAGGGCTGGAGTGCAGGTGGGTTTCCGGGTGACATGTTCATGTATTCTTCGTTCCTGTCTGGGCTCTCCACGGAGGACTTGGAGCCGCGCCACATTCTCATGTAGCCGTTTTCCTCCAGTGAGATGCTGGAGGGGGAGCTGGTCTTGTAGCACCTGCTGGTAGCCCCGTGAGGGTGCACTCTGGGGTTCACAATCTGCTTTggtgcagacacacacatggGGCTCATGAGCACGTAGTTGTCTACCTTTCCGGATTGCTGCGCCGCACCTGGAGTCATGGGAATGTACCCATCGTCACCAAGGTTACTACTAGAACTTCTGGTTGAGCCAATCTCTATGTCTCCGTAATCTTCTGGGTAGCAGATTTTAGGTGAGGCAGAATGAGAGTTGTGTCCATCACGGGCCTGGATGAGTGTGTTCTCATCCAGGGATGCAGAAGACAGCGGCGCCACCGCTTTCTGCTGATGTGGCGTGGTGAGGGAGTGTGTTCGCTTCCTGTAAGCTTTATCCATCACCACCCCTTCGCCACCCGCCCTCGACTTAATGGCATTCGCACCCACCATTAGCATGTAGCCACAAGGGTCACTCATGTCACGGGACGAAGGGGTGCTCGACAGGGAGTCGGGTGTGTCACTGCGGATCAGGGGGAGGAACTTTGATTCGACTGGACTACAACTGTAATCATCACACAGCATGAAGCCGGTGTCACTAAGGGAGCCGGAGAAGGAGGTGCTGCAACTAAAAGGCTGTCCAGCCTTGTTGGGAGTGGAGAGATTATGCCCAGGAGACATGCTGATGGGGATGGAGGCGGCGGGAGGGGAGTTGGGCACTGGCATGGACAGGTTGTAATGCAGGTCGGAGGATGACTCGAGCATCCTACAAGTGCGCCCGTTGCTCAGAGTGTGGGACCTGCTGAGTTGAGTACCAGCGTTTGGACTGGCGGGTCTTCCGTTCACAGGCATCGACATGGATACTGGCCGCGGCACACTTCCGTCACCCTCACTGGAGGTTCTGACCCGGCAGGACGCGAACTTCGCCCCCGGAGATGCGGCGGCCGCGCTGGCTGTTCTGGATCTCCTCACCAGGCCCGTCTGACTCGGGGGCAAGTTATTGAGGTTCCGTCGCGTGGGCACCGAGATGGGGTTGGTGCCTGCCGACTGGCTTTTGCTCCTGGGCCTGAACTCGGAGAGCTCCTTCATGGCCTTCATGGCTTCCAGGATGGTCTCGTGGATGTTCTGGGCCACCACCGAATCCTCTGCCTGCATCCAGAATTCCCCAGCCCCAGTTACTGCTGAACGCCCTACTTCGATGAAGAAGAAGCTGTCAGAGTGGCCACATCTCCTGACGTTCATGAGCTGTAAACATACCGCGGCTGTCTCGGAGTTCAGCTTCACAAAACTGATGGTTCGGCTGGACAAACAGAGCCTATAAACTCCCGTGAGGTTCTTCACCTGACCCAGACCTTTGGATTTTAAATTGACCTGCCATACCTCCTTGTACGCCGCTGTCGCTGGGTTAACGGGTCCATAGTTGGACTCTTCAAAGCCGACGAGGGAGGAGGTGGAAGCGGGGCTGTCGGACACCCTCCTCTCGGCGAGGAGGTCAGTCAGAACCACATACCAGCTCTCCTGCTCCTGCTCGCTGTCCGCAGCCACGGCAAAGTACTCGTCCTTGGTGTAGAGGGCGATCAGGTGTTTGTGTTTGGCGTCCGCCCGCTTGTTGACGCACAGGCAGGAGTCCAAACTTATCACCCGTTTGGCAGCGCCCTTGTTCCGCCATTTCTTCTCGCTCTCGTAGTACTCCAGTCGAGCCGGCGAGTGATCAGCGGACTCCCTCAGCAAGAAAAAGCGCCTGTGTCCGTGTTTCTGCTTCCTCAAGTAGCCGCACTTCTTCACGCCGTGAGATAACAGGTGTTCCACCGCCCCCGGGGGACTCGCCATCTCTCTTGTCAATTCGAATTCGGCCAAATTCAAGATATTACGACGCTACTTTCATTTGATCCATGACAGACGTGTCCGCTGCTGTGTTCAAAGTcattaccaaaaaaaacaaaaaaacggtgcGAGCAAGATTGCCCTCGGACTGGTGCGGTTGTGGGGAAAAACAACATGTGACGGGCTGCTCCAAAACCAGAGGAGAACACTGAGTCATAGGGGGGCGTGCCTGTCAATCATCCAGCTCCGAGGCCGCCTATTGGCTTTCTTGATCATTCAAACATGGCAAAACACGCCCCTTGTACATACCTCTGAACAAGAGCCATTGAAAGCCAgtgaaaattatgtttgttcaaaacacaGTAGAAGTTCTGCCACATGATACATACACAGATAAATCAAGcttaaaaaatgatttatttctgtTGATTTGGAATGAATTTGCAACAATAACGTTGGCACTACCACTTGTAAACAACCCTGACGTCCCAATTGTTATATAAGCATATTCGTGGTGTATTTTTAAACCAGTGAATCTTCCTCTCATCTTATTTCAGTGTAGCACATCACATTTTTTACACTCCCAGGCAGCAAACGGTGTATCTGTGATCGCATTTGACTGCACTTGATTGCAAAccttaaaacaacaaatgtcgAAGAATACTGCAGTTCGAAACGTTCAAAACCTTGGCAACGGGCCACTTGACAAGAGTAAATAGGCATGGTCTGACTATCATACGTCATAAACGCTGTTGCCGAACGGACAAAACATCCTTACGTCAGAGGGAAGGTGACTTCAGCAAACGTGTCAAAGGATTCAGTGTACTTGCTGTACTGGAACAAGCACTGTGGAGAAATGCTGCCATCCTCTGGCCTTTTAGCTACACTTTGGTCAAGTGAGGAACTCTTTAAGAAAATAATATGAGACGTTACTTAACGATAAATGGGAAACCATTGTGTTTTTaccattatttttattacaccATTCATGATTAACCTGcatttttctaaaaatgttcATCACTCCGCAGACTTCTTTTTGGAAGAAGACATGTGCATAAATGTTCTGTATTTAAATCACAAACAGTTCTTGGTTCTTCCTTCCCACCAGTTCAGAATAAACACACCCttaatgttcagactgagacactaaacaattgaaattgaaatgacTTGTGTTCCAGGCTATATTGAACTGCCATGTGTGGCAAGGATGTTAGAAAAGCATGCAgctggatgttaaaatgtcagtaattaaaagttgttactgtaaaaagtgttatatttgagtgacACTCATTCCCTGTTTGAGaaaagtgtgttgttgttttttgaacaatatttgcttcaaacattttcatcacaactgCAAGATGTAACAGCTCAGGACTCGGTATTGGCGAGTACTGATAAGTGCTCGTACTTGGTCTCAGTGGTATCTGTGCATCCCTACTATTCTGTCCATTTTAATGAGATCCCCCCTCCAAAACGAGAACCTATCACAAGGGGATACGACTAATCATGGAAAATGTGAAGAACTTACGTAAACTTAAAGAACAAAATACGCATCTCCTTCGGAACGTTATAATTATGTGTGGAAAGCTCAGACAGACGCATCAATTAGAGCAGAGGCGTCATTTTCATCACGAGCCACATTaaagttatggtttccctcagaggactGTTATGACTGCGACCATATTAATGTATAATCACCTCAtcttattattacatatacacaacaaattgatgggtaactagatttgacatcagacgaAGGAAAATAGTtcttcaactattgttcaatttattttaaaaaggtgtttggtaacaacaacaaaacttgcTAGCAACCtctcaacattttaaaaatagtctTGAATTTGACACCTATGAACAAGACTGACACCAGATAATAAACTGACAAGTGCATAAGATTTCAAAGGAATTTGAATACTGGTGTCTGAGCCGCATGCATCTGTGAATGAGGCAGATATTTACCAAATTTACTGCTGGAAAAATTATATCCCTCTGTATGTGTAGCAACACTGTTCAATAATTCTGTTAattccctttttaaaataatctctCGAGTGCTtttcttcctttgttttttttgttgttttttgttttgtgtttattgaGAATTTGTTACTGAATCTGAATGGaggtttttatttctttgcgcATCTGTCAAATCATAGCAGGCGGCGAATGCTGAAAAACACATGCTCCAAACAGGCTTAACCCTGATGAATCAACAGCTCAACTGAAAAATAGGCAAGGGTCAAATGTCAAAGGCTTCTCTCtcctacgcacacacacacacacacacacacgcacaagatGGCATCACATTTTGAGATGAACAATGAAGCATGATGAGGTGATTACCCCTAATCTGTAGTATCGGGTAGACTGGTTGTTCGGTGAATAGATAACATCATTTGGAGTCATCCCATCAGCTGTGATTTTACATTTCGTCACACCTCAGTAACCATGTCACAACTTGCTTGATGTAATCAGATCAAacacaggtgcatctcaatcaATTTGAGTTAGAAAACATCatgaatttctttttctttattattattattattattttaaaacctgTCCTAATCAGCTGTTCCCTtctatgccagaacagttttactgtgcaacagtggagtttttgttttttttaattctcactttggttctttatttttttttgtctatttgtttacaatatttctttattattattattattattattattttaaaacctgTCCTAATCGACTGTTCCCTtctatgccagaacagttttactgtgcaacagtggggttttttttttttttaattctcactttggttcttgattttttttgtctatttgttcATAATTTCAGATGGACAGGACAAGGTTTTAAAGGGGTgcgacagaaagaaaaaaatgaacaataaaaGACAGGACACGAGCTGTAATATaagtaagaaaaacaaatcattataATATGCATAATACAATGTCATATTGCATTCAAATATTGTAAgagggcagtagtgctacaccctgtgagggaagaacaggacaCGACAGGACAAGGATAGTGGAAACGGCTGTAGAACTGGCGTGTGGTGACAGTGgttatgtaaattctaaacatctatTGAAATGGAGTGCAAGTGAGTGGGGCCTCCAAAAAAGTTCACAAGGTCATAAGAGTTATTTATTGCGAATAGGGAGTGCCCCCACACCAGGCAACTGAGTCCcgggggtgtgtgtctgcggacacatgcaaccAAATTGACACTGTCTTGCATGCACAATAACTATCAGAGGTGTCCTGGGAATGCTGTGCCAACACAACAGGAGCTATGGACCGCACTCCACCCAGCCGAGCAAGGgagtattctaatttattgagatgcatctGTGAATAGAAACCCAAGTGAATAGAAACCCATAGCTTTATGACTATATTTAAGTGAATCATGATAGGttaggttattattatttaatatcatttcctggccacttaataataataataatccatcatccatccattttccgtaccgatGAGCCTCAATAGGGTCacagccgtgctggagcctatcccgcctgactctgggcgagaggcggggtacaccccgaactggtcactcgccaaacgcagggcacacatagacaaacaaccattcacaatcacattcaaaactacgggcaatttagagtcttcaattacttTAAGCttccatgcgtgtttttgggatgtgggaggaaactggaattcccggagaaaacccacgcaggcacggggagaacatgcaaactccacacaggtgagcccagatttgaacccaggtcctcagaactgtgaagcagatgccctaaccagtcggtcaccaataataataattcattttatttattgcgcCTTTCAAGAAACCCAAGGTACATCcatccaccatccattttctgaaccacttctcCTTTTAAGAAGCGGCAATTTAGAGAcgccaattaacctatcatgcatgtttttgggatgtgggaggaaaccggagtgcctggagaaaacccacgcaggtaaggtgagaacatgcaaactccacacaggcggggcctggggattgaaccccggtcctcagaactgtgaggctgacgctctaaccagacgcccaccgtgccgccaggcaCCATACAAACaaagttaaaagaaatcaaacatccattcatccatccttttctgtaccgcttatcctcactagggtcgcgggtgtgctggagcctatcccatttgactctacaatacaataaaaaataacaaaacataaaccaattaaaatggaaaataatatgAGAAATATTAAAGTGAATAAGCAGTCCGTAGTAGCTGTGTCTTGAGTTTAGATTTGAAGAGGGTTCATGAGTCTGTGTCTTGGAGGTAAGGTGGTAGTGAGTTTCAAAGACGGGGGCCCAGAGCGGCTGAAGGTGGACAGATGGGCAGAAGGAACGGTGAGGTTCATGGAGGATGAAGCTCTCAGAAAGCAGGAGGGTATGGCAACGTGAAGGAGGTCAGCAAGGTATGGTGGGGCGAGGTTATTGATGGCTTTGAAGGTGCAGATCAGTATATTATATTGGATGTGGTATTGGACAGGCAGCTAGTgaaggagggggtgggggggcggtgATTGATGTTTCCTAAGTGAGAGTATGCAGACTGGGGGATGTTGTTTATGTGTACTTGGAAGCAGAGTGTGCTGTCGAGGATGACACCCAGACTGGTAACCTgaggggagggggaaacagAGGAATTATAAGTGTGGAAAAACTTTGTGTGGACTTGCTACCTATGAGTAGGATTTCGGTTTCATCTCTGTTGAGTTGCAGAAAGTTGGATGACAAACAGTGTTTGAGTTCAGAGAAGCAGTCAGTCAGAGAGGAGAGAGGAAGAGTGGTAGAGCTGGGTGTCAATCGCATAACAGTGAAAGCCTAGGTTTAATTCACGGAAAGTTTTGCCAATACTATATTGAGTTTGTTggtactttactttttttttgggtaaaaaaaataaaaataataatcggcCTAACGACACCAGTGGGTTATGTCCCAAAAACGTTTGGTTTTTATCAGAGAAATTGCACTCAACAGTAcggtatcagaatcagaatcagaatcatctttatttgccaagtatgtccacaacacacaaggaatttgtctccggtagttggagccgctctagtacaacagacagtcaatttacagaacactttggagacataaagacattgacaaaaaacaattgtgcaaaaagatgcagagtcctctagcacttagagcagttcgaatgactaatattgcaatagtccggtgcaatgaccattgtgcaaagggcgctgagacttcaaggagtgtatgcggtttaaagtgacgagtagtgcgatcatctgggacaatgttggttgtgcaaatgttacagatactcctcaatcagtgtgcaaatggagcagatgctactctggcatgagtggccagtatatgcaaatagtgcagcatggcgagacaactacagtgagtgcacgagtaatacataattggccccacagaaatgtgacaacgaacacAAGTCAAAAacttgccagcttgttgtaatggaattataggttaggtgtttaagaagttgatagcaagagggaagaagctgttggaatgtctactagttctagtttgcgttgatcggtagcgcctacctgagggaaggagctcgaagagctggtgaccggggtgcggacggtccgagaggattttgcacgcccttgtcttagttctggcagcgtgcaagtcctcaatggtgggtaggggggtaccgacaatcctttcagcagttttgattgtccgttgcagtcggagtttgtccttttttgtagcagcaccaaaccagactgtgatggaagaacacaggaccgattcgatgaccgctgtgtagaactgtctcagcagctccggtggcacgccgtgctttctcaaaagccgcaggaagtacatcctctgctgggcctttttgaggacggagttgatgttggtcgcccacttcaggtcctgagagattgt from the Phycodurus eques isolate BA_2022a chromosome 1, UOR_Pequ_1.1, whole genome shotgun sequence genome contains:
- the LOC133406055 gene encoding insulin receptor substrate 2-like, whose amino-acid sequence is MASPPGAVEHLLSHGVKKCGYLRKQKHGHRRFFLLRESADHSPARLEYYESEKKWRNKGAAKRVISLDSCLCVNKRADAKHKHLIALYTKDEYFAVAADSEQEQESWYVVLTDLLAERRVSDSPASTSSLVGFEESNYGPVNPATAAYKEVWQVNLKSKGLGQVKNLTGVYRLCLSSRTISFVKLNSETAAVCLQLMNVRRCGHSDSFFFIEVGRSAVTGAGEFWMQAEDSVVAQNIHETILEAMKAMKELSEFRPRSKSQSAGTNPISVPTRRNLNNLPPSQTGLVRRSRTASAAAASPGAKFASCRVRTSSEGDGSVPRPVSMSMPVNGRPASPNAGTQLSRSHTLSNGRTCRMLESSSDLHYNLSMPVPNSPPAASIPISMSPGHNLSTPNKAGQPFSCSTSFSGSLSDTGFMLCDDYSCSPVESKFLPLIRSDTPDSLSSTPSSRDMSDPCGYMLMVGANAIKSRAGGEGVVMDKAYRKRTHSLTTPHQQKAVAPLSSASLDENTLIQARDGHNSHSASPKICYPEDYGDIEIGSTRSSSSNLGDDGYIPMTPGAAQQSGKVDNYVLMSPMCVSAPKQIVNPRVHPHGATSRCYKTSSPSSISLEENGYMRMWRGSKSSVESPDRNEEYMNMSPGNPPALQPSPDYYMGLMAGELTSIRSAYQPNSLSLPAKVQASNNDECNQYVLMSPQSSRQRAAGMDYYSMMPPVAAQDSPLSPSTASPDRHSLGQNLTHRGRLSRPNRLSLDTLRTLPSMHEYPLTGEPRSPGEYINIDFSGTRISPPSTESTESQSSSLSSSYESSRRPCLTSYIKLEMALQPPKEADTLAALPDLSLCPSSQEDGVYHLDREKEPGEGNGGRNDYTEMTFGMTSSPPQLVPQNTTSSQSNRGKKDSLEEPAVPEQIGVFLLGAASSSVLDPDSSAKVIRANPQGRRRHSSETFSSTTTVTPVFPSFARGETGKRHSSVENISSRSSEGSDDEYGSPVNRRNSAAYPNRLNYIALNLLDNKCDELVVFNPTNSCKQGINGLHSTPYVSLGFKESATTAKD